A region of Actinobacillus porcitonsillarum DNA encodes the following proteins:
- the ftsH gene encoding ATP-dependent zinc metalloprotease FtsH has product MNDFVKNIVLWVVVAVVMVTAFEGFNSNFGSSSNTVAYSTFLNDIKSNTLKEVDFKRNEDVISVTKNDGSQYKTVMPMYDEYLMADLAKTNATVTGQPEERRGLLTQILISWFPMLLLIGFYAFYMRQMQGGGGRGAFSFGKSKAKMLTADQVKTTFADVAGCDEAKEEVGEVVDFLRDPSKFQKLGGRIPKGILMVGPPGTGKTLLAKAIAGEAKVPFFTMAGSDFVEMFVGVGASRVRDLFEQAKKNAPCIIFIDEIDAVGRKRGGAGFSGGHDEREQTLNQMLVEMDGFEGSEGVIIIAATNRADVLDDALTRPGRFDRQVTVDLPNVKGREQILQVHLKKVPLADDVDAMQIARGTPGYSGAQLANLVNEAALFAARKNKRVVTMEDFEQARDKINMGPERRSNTMTEKEIINTAYHEAGHVIVGYLMPEHDPLNKVTIVPRGQALGFAQFLPEGDRVSETFTKLESQLSTLFAGRIAEGLIFGEDKITTGASSDIHRATQIARAMVTQWGFSKELGPIFYQNEDGMGAIKGVSEESQKLIDIEMRKIIDRNYQRAKQTLEDNMDILHAMKDALLKYETLDRKQIDDLMARRPVGEPSGWNDKPENGANTPNSSNTSNEEPVKSDLEEPKIDGEVADK; this is encoded by the coding sequence TTGAACGATTTTGTTAAAAACATCGTCCTTTGGGTCGTGGTTGCTGTTGTGATGGTTACCGCATTTGAAGGATTTAATTCAAACTTTGGAAGCAGCTCAAACACTGTTGCGTATTCAACTTTTTTAAATGATATTAAATCAAATACGTTAAAAGAGGTGGATTTTAAGCGTAATGAAGATGTTATTAGTGTGACCAAAAATGATGGTTCGCAATATAAAACCGTGATGCCAATGTATGATGAATACTTAATGGCGGATTTGGCAAAAACGAACGCAACTGTAACAGGACAACCGGAAGAACGCCGTGGTTTGTTAACACAAATCTTGATTTCTTGGTTCCCGATGTTATTGCTTATCGGCTTCTATGCTTTTTATATGCGCCAAATGCAAGGTGGCGGTGGTCGTGGCGCCTTTAGCTTTGGTAAAAGCAAGGCTAAAATGTTGACAGCAGATCAGGTTAAAACCACTTTTGCTGATGTCGCAGGTTGTGATGAAGCGAAAGAAGAAGTTGGCGAAGTTGTCGATTTCTTACGTGATCCAAGTAAATTCCAGAAATTAGGTGGTCGTATTCCTAAAGGTATTTTAATGGTTGGACCTCCGGGAACTGGTAAAACACTTTTAGCTAAAGCGATTGCCGGCGAAGCAAAAGTGCCATTCTTTACAATGGCTGGTTCTGACTTTGTTGAAATGTTTGTCGGGGTCGGTGCTTCACGTGTACGGGATCTTTTTGAACAAGCAAAGAAAAATGCGCCTTGTATTATCTTTATTGATGAAATCGATGCGGTTGGTCGCAAACGTGGTGGTGCAGGATTTAGTGGTGGGCACGATGAACGTGAACAGACATTAAACCAAATGTTAGTTGAAATGGACGGTTTTGAAGGTTCCGAAGGTGTTATTATCATTGCGGCAACGAACCGTGCTGATGTACTTGATGATGCTTTAACACGTCCAGGGCGTTTTGACCGCCAAGTTACAGTCGATTTACCGAATGTAAAAGGCCGTGAGCAGATCTTGCAAGTTCACTTGAAAAAAGTACCGCTTGCAGATGATGTTGATGCGATGCAAATTGCTCGTGGTACCCCAGGATATTCAGGGGCACAATTAGCGAACCTCGTTAATGAAGCCGCATTATTCGCCGCACGTAAGAATAAACGTGTCGTGACGATGGAAGATTTTGAGCAAGCTCGAGATAAAATCAATATGGGGCCAGAACGCCGTTCTAATACGATGACTGAAAAAGAGATCATCAATACGGCATATCACGAGGCTGGGCACGTTATCGTGGGCTATTTAATGCCGGAGCATGATCCGCTAAACAAAGTAACTATTGTCCCTCGTGGTCAAGCACTTGGTTTTGCTCAGTTCTTACCGGAAGGCGACCGTGTAAGTGAAACTTTCACTAAATTAGAAAGCCAACTTTCAACCTTATTTGCAGGACGTATTGCAGAAGGTTTGATTTTTGGTGAAGATAAAATTACAACCGGTGCGTCTTCTGACATTCATCGTGCGACTCAAATTGCACGAGCGATGGTAACACAATGGGGCTTTTCTAAAGAACTCGGTCCAATCTTCTATCAAAATGAAGATGGAATGGGCGCAATCAAAGGTGTTTCAGAAGAATCACAGAAATTGATTGATATTGAAATGCGTAAAATTATCGACCGTAACTATCAACGAGCCAAACAAACGCTCGAAGATAATATGGATATTTTACATGCGATGAAAGATGCATTATTGAAATATGAAACTTTAGATCGTAAACAAATTGATGATTTAATGGCTCGGCGCCCAGTAGGTGAACCTTCAGGTTGGAATGATAAACCTGAAAATGGTGCCAACACGCCAAATTCTTCAAATACTAGCAATGAAGAGCCTGTTAAATCTGATTTGGAAGAACCTAAAATAGATGGTGAAGTTGCGGACAAATAA
- the rlmE gene encoding 23S rRNA (uridine(2552)-2'-O)-methyltransferase RlmE, translating into MGRKRSASSSRWLAEHFKDQFVQKAHKQKLRSRAYFKLDEIQQTDRLFKPGMTVVDLGAAPGGWSQYAVTQIGSKGRIIACDILDMNPIVGVDFLQGDFREESVLNALLERVGDDMVDVVMSDMAPNFSGTPSVDIPRAMYLVELALDMCRQVLAPKGSFVVKVFQGEGFDEYLRDIRVMFTTVKVRKPEASRDRSREVYIVATGYKG; encoded by the coding sequence ATGGGTAGAAAACGGAGTGCCAGCTCGTCTCGTTGGTTGGCAGAACATTTTAAAGATCAGTTTGTTCAAAAAGCACATAAGCAGAAGTTGCGTTCACGAGCATATTTTAAATTAGATGAAATCCAACAAACGGATCGTTTATTTAAACCGGGGATGACAGTGGTAGATCTTGGGGCCGCGCCTGGTGGTTGGTCGCAATATGCGGTTACGCAGATTGGAAGCAAAGGGCGTATTATTGCTTGTGATATTTTGGATATGAACCCAATTGTAGGCGTTGATTTTCTACAAGGGGACTTTCGTGAGGAAAGCGTTTTAAATGCATTATTAGAGCGCGTTGGCGATGATATGGTGGACGTTGTGATGTCTGATATGGCGCCAAATTTTAGCGGAACGCCATCTGTTGATATTCCTCGAGCAATGTATTTGGTTGAATTGGCTTTAGATATGTGTCGTCAAGTATTGGCACCAAAAGGCAGTTTTGTGGTCAAAGTTTTCCAAGGCGAAGGTTTTGATGAATATTTAAGAGATATCCGAGTAATGTTTACGACGGTAAAAGTGCGTAAACCGGAAGCATCACGAGATCGCTCTCGTGAAGTTTATATTGTTGCGACAGGGTATAAAGGATAA
- the guaB gene encoding IMP dehydrogenase, translating to MALRIKSEALTFDDVLLVPAHSTVLPNTADLSTQLTKTIRLNIPMLSAAMDTVTETKLAISLAQEGGIGFIHKNMSIERQADRVRKVKKFESGIVTEPVTVSPELTLGELAELVKKNGFAGYPVVDKEGNLVGIITGRDTRFVRDLSKPVSKVMTPKERLVTVKENATREEILDLMHEHRVEKVLMVDDSFKLKGMITVKDFQKAEQKPNACKDEFGRLRVGAAVGAGPGNEERIEALVQAGVDVLLIDSSHGHSEGVLQRVRETRAKYPNLPIVAGNVATAEGAIALADAGASAVKVGIGPGSICTTRIVTGVGVPQITAIAEAAAALEGRGIPVIADGGIRYSGDISKAIAAGASCVMVGSMFAGTEEAPGEIELYQGRAFKSYRGMGSLGAMSKGSSDRYFQSDNAADKLVPEGIEGRIPYKGFLKEIIHQQMGGLRSCMGLTGSATIEDLRTKAQFVRISGAGIKESHVHDVTITKEAPNYRMG from the coding sequence ATGGCATTACGTATCAAATCAGAAGCCTTAACATTCGATGACGTGCTTCTTGTCCCTGCTCATTCAACTGTGTTACCAAACACAGCAGATCTTTCCACGCAATTAACCAAAACCATTCGTTTGAATATTCCAATGCTTTCTGCTGCAATGGATACCGTAACCGAAACCAAATTAGCGATCTCTTTAGCACAAGAAGGTGGTATCGGTTTTATCCACAAAAATATGTCTATCGAACGCCAAGCAGATCGTGTACGTAAAGTGAAAAAATTTGAAAGCGGTATCGTCACCGAACCTGTAACCGTTTCGCCTGAATTAACGTTAGGCGAACTGGCTGAATTAGTGAAGAAAAATGGTTTTGCCGGCTACCCTGTTGTAGATAAAGAAGGCAATTTAGTCGGTATTATTACAGGTCGTGATACCCGTTTCGTGCGTGACTTAAGCAAGCCAGTATCGAAAGTGATGACGCCAAAAGAACGCCTTGTTACCGTTAAAGAAAATGCAACACGTGAAGAAATCTTAGATTTAATGCACGAACACCGCGTGGAAAAAGTGTTAATGGTTGATGACAGCTTTAAATTAAAAGGGATGATCACCGTTAAAGATTTCCAAAAAGCAGAACAAAAACCAAACGCTTGTAAAGACGAATTTGGTCGTTTACGTGTAGGTGCAGCGGTTGGTGCCGGCCCGGGTAATGAAGAACGTATTGAAGCTTTAGTACAAGCCGGTGTGGACGTGCTTTTAATTGACTCTTCACACGGTCATTCTGAAGGTGTGTTACAACGTGTGCGTGAAACCCGTGCAAAATACCCGAATTTACCAATCGTAGCAGGAAACGTGGCTACCGCAGAAGGCGCTATCGCGCTTGCTGATGCGGGCGCAAGTGCGGTGAAAGTGGGTATCGGTCCGGGTTCAATTTGTACGACACGTATCGTGACCGGCGTGGGTGTTCCACAAATTACTGCAATTGCAGAAGCCGCAGCCGCATTAGAAGGTCGTGGTATTCCTGTAATTGCAGACGGAGGTATCCGCTACTCAGGCGATATTTCAAAAGCCATTGCTGCCGGCGCAAGCTGTGTAATGGTAGGTTCAATGTTTGCAGGAACAGAAGAAGCACCGGGCGAAATCGAGCTTTATCAAGGTCGTGCGTTCAAATCTTACCGTGGTATGGGTTCATTAGGCGCAATGAGTAAAGGTTCTTCAGACCGTTACTTCCAATCAGATAATGCAGCGGACAAACTCGTGCCTGAAGGTATCGAAGGTCGTATTCCGTACAAAGGTTTCTTAAAAGAAATCATTCACCAACAAATGGGTGGTTTACGTTCTTGTATGGGCTTAACGGGTTCTGCAACCATCGAAGACTTACGCACAAAAGCACAATTTGTACGCATTAGCGGTGCAGGTATTAAAGAAAGCCACGTTCACGATGTAACCATTACGAAAGAAGCGCCTAACTATCGTATGGGCTAA
- the guaA gene encoding glutamine-hydrolyzing GMP synthase, with product MTNIHNHKILILDFGSQYTQLIARRVREIGVYCELWAWDVTEEQIREFNPTGIILSGGPESTTEENSPRAPEYVFNAGVPVLGICYGMQTMAMQLGGLTETSDHREFGYASVELKATDRLFAKLNDDLTASQPKLDVWMSHGDKVTQLPPHFNVTGVTPTCPIAAMSDESRHFYGVQFHPEVTHTKSGLALLTNFVVNICGCETKWTAENIIEDAVARIKAQVGDDEVILGLSGGVDSSVTALLLHRAIGKNLHCVFVDNGLLRLNEGDQVMEMFGDKFGLNIIRVNAEDRFLDALKGIDEPEAKRKTIGKVFVDVFDDESKKLTSVKWLAQGTIYPDVIESAASKTGKAHVIKSHHNVGGLPDYMKLGLVEPLRELFKDEVRKIGLALGLPAEMLNRHPFPGPGLGVRVLGEIKKEYCDLVRRADAIFMEELHASGWYYKVSQAFTVFLPVKSVGVMGDGRKYDWVVSLRAVETIDFMTAHWAHLPYDLLGKISNRIINEVNGISRVVYDVSGKPPATIEWE from the coding sequence ATGACAAACATCCACAACCATAAAATCTTAATCCTTGACTTTGGTTCACAATATACCCAACTGATCGCACGTCGTGTGCGTGAAATCGGGGTTTACTGTGAGCTTTGGGCTTGGGACGTGACGGAAGAACAGATCCGTGAATTTAACCCAACGGGGATTATTCTTTCGGGCGGTCCTGAAAGTACCACCGAAGAAAACAGCCCACGTGCACCTGAATATGTGTTTAACGCTGGCGTGCCGGTGCTTGGCATTTGCTACGGTATGCAAACGATGGCAATGCAGTTAGGCGGTTTAACGGAAACTTCGGATCACCGTGAATTTGGCTATGCGTCTGTTGAGTTAAAAGCAACTGACCGCTTATTTGCAAAATTAAATGATGATCTCACCGCTTCTCAACCAAAATTAGACGTTTGGATGAGCCACGGCGATAAAGTAACGCAATTACCACCGCACTTTAACGTCACTGGCGTCACCCCAACTTGCCCGATTGCGGCAATGTCGGACGAAAGTCGCCATTTCTATGGCGTGCAATTCCACCCGGAAGTTACCCATACGAAAAGCGGTTTAGCCTTATTAACCAACTTCGTAGTAAACATCTGTGGCTGTGAAACCAAATGGACAGCAGAAAACATCATTGAAGATGCCGTGGCTCGCATTAAAGCCCAAGTTGGTGATGATGAAGTCATTTTAGGCTTATCAGGCGGCGTTGATTCATCTGTTACCGCACTACTTTTACACCGTGCAATCGGCAAAAACTTGCACTGCGTATTCGTAGATAACGGCTTATTACGCTTAAACGAAGGCGATCAAGTGATGGAAATGTTCGGCGATAAATTCGGCTTGAACATTATTCGTGTAAACGCCGAAGATCGTTTCTTAGACGCACTCAAAGGCATTGATGAACCTGAAGCGAAGCGCAAAACCATTGGTAAAGTATTCGTTGATGTGTTTGATGACGAATCTAAAAAGCTGACTTCAGTGAAATGGTTAGCACAAGGCACGATTTACCCAGATGTAATCGAATCCGCCGCCAGCAAAACAGGCAAAGCACACGTGATCAAATCACACCACAACGTAGGCGGCTTGCCGGATTATATGAAATTAGGCTTAGTTGAACCATTGCGTGAATTATTCAAAGACGAAGTGCGTAAAATCGGCTTAGCATTAGGCTTACCGGCAGAAATGCTCAACCGCCACCCATTCCCAGGCCCAGGCTTAGGCGTGCGTGTGTTAGGCGAAATCAAAAAAGAATACTGCGATTTAGTCCGCCGTGCTGATGCGATCTTTATGGAAGAACTCCACGCCTCAGGCTGGTACTACAAAGTCAGCCAAGCCTTTACTGTATTCCTACCAGTCAAATCTGTGGGCGTAATGGGCGATGGGCGTAAATATGATTGGGTGGTTTCATTGCGTGCAGTGGAAACTATCGACTTTATGACCGCACATTGGGCACACTTACCATACGATTTACTCGGCAAAATCTCAAATCGTATTATCAACGAAGTGAATGGTATTTCCCGTGTAGTGTATGATGTTTCAGGTAAACCACCTGCAACAATTGAATGGGAATAA
- a CDS encoding porin produces MKKTLVALSVAAFAASANAVTVLDAEGTKVDFEGSLRLIMEKTNEKTKAADGTLVSKASESKLRNAGSRFGVKVKHDLGQDFYALGRVEFRFNKNNKDDQFGDLYAHRAYVGLGSKQFGEITFGRQVTIADDLSQTNDYEYGLIPKDQYIPTSGKQVVRYDYRGIEGLQLSANYNFNEKDDASSNTGEVKNAIGVGALYNAGNVDVRFAYGHTNYETNSAIKHRKDGYLASASYAFGDFTVIGDFGYAHEKAGDAKLNKFYVSPGFKYQVVPTSSVYGNYLYERSKAKDIAKTKTHGFLLGVDYKFHKQVVAFVEGKVVQTKGYEKAQKGYNYVGKGTDKAIGVGMRVYW; encoded by the coding sequence ATGAAAAAAACATTAGTTGCATTATCAGTAGCTGCATTCGCAGCATCAGCAAACGCGGTAACTGTATTAGACGCTGAAGGTACCAAAGTAGATTTCGAAGGTTCTTTACGTTTAATTATGGAAAAAACAAACGAGAAAACTAAAGCAGCAGATGGTACATTAGTATCAAAAGCTAGCGAGTCAAAATTACGTAATGCAGGTTCTCGTTTCGGTGTAAAAGTGAAACATGATTTAGGTCAAGATTTCTATGCATTAGGTCGTGTTGAGTTCCGTTTTAACAAAAACAATAAAGATGATCAATTCGGTGATTTATATGCTCACCGAGCTTATGTTGGTTTAGGTAGCAAACAATTTGGTGAGATTACATTTGGTCGTCAAGTAACAATTGCAGATGATTTAAGCCAAACTAACGATTACGAATATGGTTTAATTCCAAAAGACCAGTACATCCCAACTTCTGGTAAACAAGTAGTGCGTTATGACTATCGTGGTATTGAAGGTTTACAATTAAGCGCAAACTATAACTTCAATGAGAAGGATGATGCATCTTCAAATACTGGAGAAGTAAAAAATGCTATCGGTGTAGGTGCATTATATAATGCTGGCAATGTGGATGTTCGTTTCGCATATGGTCATACTAACTACGAAACAAATTCTGCAATTAAACATCGTAAAGATGGTTATTTAGCGTCAGCAAGCTATGCCTTTGGCGATTTCACTGTAATCGGTGATTTCGGTTATGCTCATGAGAAAGCTGGTGATGCAAAACTTAATAAATTCTATGTATCTCCAGGTTTCAAATATCAAGTGGTTCCAACTTCAAGCGTATATGGTAACTACCTATATGAGCGCTCTAAAGCAAAAGATATTGCTAAAACAAAAACTCATGGCTTCTTACTTGGTGTTGATTACAAATTCCACAAACAAGTGGTTGCTTTCGTAGAAGGTAAAGTCGTTCAAACTAAAGGTTATGAAAAAGCTCAAAAAGGCTATAACTATGTAGGTAAAGGAACAGATAAAGCTATCGGTGTAGGTATGCGTGTATACTGGTAA
- the priC gene encoding primosomal replication protein PriC, which produces MKNFSQHIEQLLKSFEPFLTRQAVVSGEYFTKDKALVSQFVEEIKQSVRLLQQQDTPEYAEVYAEKLLRQFDALNKAVALLSKEKQRESVFRSAYHFPKNVHSLSPEKRLIEYRKALRALNDKISWLVEKQLSASHHDEYQQLKYQIDETEYRKMRCLAAIEELEELTSYKN; this is translated from the coding sequence ATGAAGAATTTTAGCCAACATATCGAACAACTTTTAAAAAGCTTTGAACCTTTTTTAACTCGACAAGCGGTTGTATCCGGAGAATATTTTACGAAGGATAAAGCACTTGTTAGCCAATTTGTGGAAGAGATCAAACAGTCTGTCCGGTTATTACAACAACAGGATACTCCTGAATATGCTGAGGTTTATGCTGAAAAATTGCTCCGTCAATTTGATGCATTGAACAAAGCCGTTGCTTTACTCTCTAAAGAAAAGCAAAGAGAAAGTGTTTTTCGATCCGCTTACCATTTTCCTAAAAATGTCCATTCTTTAAGCCCTGAAAAACGCTTAATTGAATATCGCAAAGCATTACGGGCATTAAATGATAAAATAAGTTGGTTAGTCGAAAAACAACTCAGTGCCTCTCATCATGATGAATATCAACAGCTTAAATATCAAATTGATGAAACAGAATATCGCAAAATGCGGTGTTTAGCGGCTATTGAAGAGTTGGAAGAATTAACTTCATATAAAAACTAG
- a CDS encoding DUF1919 domain-containing protein, which produces MFSKIKKLINHFYRKRINQQNQQRLENHSMSVISSNCNGAFILHDLGEQFRSPFVNLYLTPNDFIQYLKHLDQYMHEELVFVKSDKSYPVGMLKDITIHFMHYHTEEEAKSKWLARSQRINKENLFIMMTDRDGCTYQNLQEFDRLPFKNKVVFTHKPYSEFASAFYITGFEQEKQVGDLFEYVGLNGKKFYDQFDYVSWFNQMK; this is translated from the coding sequence ATGTTTTCAAAAATAAAAAAATTAATTAATCATTTCTATCGCAAACGCATTAACCAACAAAATCAGCAGCGACTAGAAAATCATTCCATGTCTGTTATTTCGAGCAACTGTAATGGTGCTTTTATTTTGCATGATTTAGGAGAGCAATTCCGTTCGCCTTTTGTGAATCTTTATTTAACACCAAATGATTTTATTCAATATCTAAAGCATCTCGATCAATATATGCATGAAGAGCTTGTATTTGTCAAAAGCGATAAATCTTACCCTGTGGGTATGTTAAAAGATATTACAATTCATTTTATGCACTATCACACTGAAGAAGAAGCTAAAAGCAAATGGTTGGCGCGTAGCCAAAGAATCAATAAAGAAAACCTCTTTATAATGATGACGGATCGAGACGGTTGTACTTACCAAAATTTGCAAGAATTTGACCGCTTGCCATTTAAGAATAAGGTCGTATTTACTCATAAGCCTTATTCTGAATTTGCTTCTGCATTTTACATTACAGGATTTGAACAAGAAAAACAGGTCGGCGATTTATTTGAGTATGTTGGATTAAACGGTAAAAAATTTTACGATCAATTTGATTATGTAAGTTGGTTTAATCAGATGAAATGA
- a CDS encoding alanine/glycine:cation symporter family protein: protein MDSIVSGFEALLTWVVNTIDGPLWDITILLLLGTGLFFTITTGLVQLRLLPQSLREMWGGRAAEGSSLTPFQAFTTGLASRVGVGNIGGVATAIALGGPGAVFWMWITALMGMSSAFAESSLAQLYKTRDPNGMFRGGPAYYITRGLKCKPLAIAFAVTLIFTFGFAFNAVQSNSIVAATSKAWEWNAEYVGIILVILTAVIISGGVKRIGQVSAKVVPTMALFYLIIAVIILGMNIERVPSILATIIDSAFDFSAAAGGMFGTLVSKTMLMGIKRGLFSNEAGMGSAPNSAATSDAKHPASQGLIQMLGVFVDTIVVCTCTAVIILMSDNYGNETLKGVELTQVALQYHLGEFGLHFLAFILLLFCYTSIIGNYAYAETNIRYIKNKAWFVWGFRAVVLFFVYFGAVRDGGIVWAFADTVMASMAVINLIAILILSPLVWRILKDYLRQIKANQEPVFRIEEHQDLIHKGVDPLIWKSEK, encoded by the coding sequence ATGGATTCAATTGTTTCGGGCTTTGAAGCCCTGCTTACGTGGGTGGTCAATACGATTGATGGACCACTTTGGGACATTACCATCTTGCTACTTCTTGGTACAGGTTTATTTTTCACGATTACAACAGGGTTAGTGCAACTTCGCCTATTACCTCAAAGTTTGCGTGAAATGTGGGGTGGACGAGCTGCAGAAGGTAGCTCTTTAACGCCTTTCCAAGCATTTACAACAGGTTTGGCGAGCCGTGTAGGTGTAGGTAATATCGGTGGGGTAGCCACAGCCATTGCACTTGGTGGACCTGGCGCAGTATTTTGGATGTGGATTACCGCATTAATGGGGATGAGTTCTGCATTTGCAGAATCTTCATTAGCACAATTATATAAAACAAGAGACCCAAACGGCATGTTTCGAGGTGGTCCGGCATATTACATCACACGAGGTTTAAAATGTAAGCCTTTAGCTATTGCATTTGCAGTAACGCTGATTTTTACTTTTGGTTTTGCATTCAATGCCGTACAGTCAAACTCAATCGTGGCAGCAACAAGTAAAGCATGGGAATGGAATGCGGAATATGTAGGCATTATTCTTGTTATTTTAACTGCCGTGATTATTTCCGGTGGGGTAAAACGCATCGGGCAAGTTTCGGCGAAAGTTGTTCCAACCATGGCATTGTTCTATTTAATTATTGCCGTCATTATTTTAGGCATGAACATTGAGCGTGTGCCGTCGATTTTAGCTACAATTATTGATAGCGCCTTTGATTTTTCTGCCGCAGCAGGGGGCATGTTTGGAACATTAGTTTCTAAAACCATGTTAATGGGGATTAAACGGGGCTTATTCTCTAATGAAGCTGGTATGGGTTCAGCGCCTAACTCTGCAGCAACATCAGACGCAAAACACCCAGCAAGCCAAGGTTTAATTCAAATGCTAGGTGTATTTGTTGATACGATAGTCGTTTGTACCTGCACGGCAGTCATTATTTTAATGTCAGATAACTATGGCAATGAAACCTTAAAAGGGGTTGAATTAACTCAAGTGGCATTACAGTATCATTTAGGCGAATTTGGCTTACATTTCTTAGCCTTTATCTTATTATTATTCTGCTACACCTCAATTATTGGTAACTATGCTTATGCAGAAACGAATATCCGTTATATCAAAAATAAAGCGTGGTTTGTTTGGGGATTCCGTGCAGTCGTTTTATTCTTTGTTTACTTTGGTGCAGTGCGAGATGGTGGTATTGTATGGGCATTCGCCGATACGGTCATGGCATCTATGGCGGTGATTAATCTGATTGCTATTTTGATTCTTTCTCCACTTGTTTGGCGTATTTTGAAGGACTATCTACGTCAAATCAAAGCAAATCAAGAACCGGTTTTCAGAATTGAAGAACATCAAGACCTTATTCATAAAGGCGTTGATCCTCTTATTTGGAAATCCGAGAAGTAA